The following proteins come from a genomic window of Streptomyces sp. Sge12:
- a CDS encoding ATP-binding SpoIIE family protein phosphatase, producing MNETAAVVLDDAGVVVALSERAATLLECSPGQICAPLLAPLARARTAAAPAGPPVPLPGGTHAGHEVPGVSTVVPLAARTPGACGAGALWLVLLAPADTAGEPAGPDSERRRRGLAHAAAASIGVSLDVTDMAQVLVNLLVPDFADLATVDLAEPVLVGDEPPHLAATDDVRLRRAASAQSPGISAEDLLPAGEALPPVPDTELMRPLMDGRPVLVSDVGALRGALGMDPETLRLFVPSGAHSSVAVPLYARGLILGCVTVWRSQLPRPFDEADAALLQDIASRAALGVDNARRYTKEHRSALALQRSLLPHSVLNTAAADTAGVYQPAGGGIGVGGDWFDVIPLPSLRVAFVVGDVVGHGLEATAAMARLRTAVQTLADLDLDPGELLTHLDDLVLGFSSEHMAGDSRAEPAVLGATCLYAVYDPVTGRCAAATAGHPPPALLPPGEEASFLGMVPGPPLGVGGMPFEVTEFGVRPGSTLAFFTDGLVERRGGDIEQGMERLRRSLSGAAGSTGADGPDRPLGEISQTLCDEVLPHEATDDIALLLARTRALTSDQVAEWELEPDLSLVAHARELVVGRLSDWQLEDLSFVTELVASELVTNAIRYAGGPVGLRLIRDRLLVCEVSDPSSTQPRLRRARDTDEGGRGLFLVAQLADRWGSRFTSTGKTIWTEQAID from the coding sequence GTGAACGAAACCGCAGCGGTCGTACTGGACGACGCGGGCGTGGTCGTCGCCCTTTCGGAACGGGCTGCGACGCTGCTGGAATGCTCGCCGGGACAGATCTGCGCCCCCTTGCTGGCGCCGCTGGCGCGTGCCCGTACGGCGGCCGCACCGGCCGGTCCTCCCGTGCCCCTTCCCGGTGGTACGCACGCAGGTCACGAGGTCCCCGGAGTCAGCACGGTGGTCCCGCTCGCAGCGCGCACGCCCGGCGCCTGCGGTGCCGGCGCGCTCTGGCTCGTCCTGCTCGCCCCGGCGGACACCGCGGGGGAGCCGGCCGGGCCCGACTCGGAGCGGCGCCGGAGGGGGCTGGCCCACGCCGCCGCCGCGAGCATCGGGGTCTCCCTGGACGTGACGGACATGGCTCAGGTCCTCGTGAACCTGCTCGTCCCCGATTTCGCGGACCTGGCGACGGTGGACCTCGCCGAGCCGGTGCTGGTGGGCGACGAACCCCCGCACCTCGCCGCCACTGACGACGTCCGCCTGCGCCGGGCCGCTTCCGCGCAGAGCCCGGGGATCTCCGCGGAGGACCTCCTGCCGGCCGGAGAGGCGCTCCCGCCCGTACCGGACACGGAGCTGATGCGCCCCCTCATGGACGGACGGCCGGTACTCGTGTCCGACGTCGGCGCACTGCGAGGCGCACTCGGCATGGATCCCGAGACCCTGCGGCTGTTCGTCCCGAGCGGGGCCCACTCCTCCGTGGCGGTGCCGCTCTACGCCCGGGGCCTGATCCTGGGCTGCGTCACGGTCTGGCGCAGTCAGCTGCCCCGCCCGTTCGACGAGGCGGACGCGGCCCTCCTCCAGGACATCGCCTCCAGGGCCGCCCTCGGCGTGGACAACGCACGCCGCTACACGAAGGAACACCGGTCGGCGCTGGCCCTGCAACGAAGCCTGCTGCCGCACTCCGTCCTGAACACGGCGGCCGCGGACACCGCAGGTGTCTACCAGCCGGCCGGAGGCGGCATCGGCGTCGGCGGGGACTGGTTCGACGTGATTCCCCTGCCGTCGCTGCGCGTGGCGTTCGTCGTCGGGGACGTCGTCGGCCACGGACTCGAAGCCACCGCGGCGATGGCACGACTGCGGACCGCGGTGCAGACCCTGGCCGACCTCGATCTGGATCCGGGCGAGCTGCTCACGCACCTGGACGATCTGGTGCTCGGATTCTCCAGCGAGCACATGGCCGGAGACTCCCGCGCCGAGCCCGCGGTGCTCGGAGCGACCTGCCTCTACGCCGTCTACGATCCGGTGACCGGGCGGTGCGCGGCCGCCACCGCGGGACATCCGCCGCCGGCCCTGCTGCCCCCGGGGGAGGAGGCGTCCTTCCTGGGGATGGTGCCGGGGCCGCCGCTCGGAGTCGGCGGAATGCCCTTCGAGGTGACGGAGTTCGGCGTACGGCCCGGCAGCACGCTCGCGTTCTTCACGGACGGGCTCGTGGAGCGCCGCGGCGGCGACATCGAGCAGGGGATGGAAAGGCTGCGCAGATCGCTCTCCGGCGCCGCCGGCTCCACCGGCGCCGACGGACCGGACCGGCCGCTGGGCGAGATCAGCCAGACCCTCTGCGACGAGGTGCTGCCCCACGAGGCCACCGACGACATCGCCCTGCTGCTCGCCCGCACCCGCGCGCTCACGTCCGACCAGGTCGCCGAGTGGGAGCTCGAACCCGACCTGTCCCTCGTCGCGCACGCCCGTGAGCTGGTGGTGGGCAGGCTGTCCGACTGGCAGTTGGAGGACCTGAGCTTCGTGACGGAGCTCGTCGCCAGCGAGCTCGTCACGAACGCGATCCGCTACGCGGGCGGACCGGTCGGCCTCCGGCTGATCCGCGACCGGCTGCTCGTCTGCGAGGTGTCCGACCCCAGCAGTACCCAGCCGCGCCTGCGTCGCGCACGGGACACGGACGAAGGCGGGCGCGGCCTGTTCCTCGTGGCCCAGCTCGCCGACCGCTGGGGCAGCCGGTTCACCAGTACCGGCAAGACCATCTGGACGGAGCAGGCGATCGACTGA
- the puuE gene encoding allantoinase PuuE: protein MQEHQRDLVGYGAEPPLAAWPGGARVAVSLVLNYEEGGEQNVLEGDAASEGFLHELIGAPPVVGGRDLNVESMFAYGSRAGFWRIHRTLAAHHVPLTVYAVARALERNPDAARAMAAAGWEVASHGWRWIDYRHVSEEAERADIARSISTIERLVGRRPVGWYTGRTSPHTRRLVAEEGGFLYDSDDYSDDLPFYVEAAGRPHLVLPYSLDANDFKFLLVHGFTTADDMLSYLVDTFDTLHAEGADRPRMMSIGLHGRIIGRPGRIRALDAFLRHVAQRGGAWVTTRERIARHWLATHPPLR from the coding sequence GTGCAGGAGCATCAGCGCGATCTCGTCGGCTACGGCGCCGAGCCGCCGCTCGCCGCCTGGCCCGGCGGTGCCCGTGTCGCCGTCAGCCTCGTCCTCAACTACGAGGAGGGCGGGGAGCAGAACGTCCTGGAGGGTGACGCCGCCTCCGAGGGCTTCCTCCACGAGCTCATCGGTGCGCCACCCGTGGTCGGCGGGCGGGACCTCAACGTCGAAAGCATGTTCGCGTACGGTTCGCGCGCGGGTTTCTGGCGCATCCACCGCACGCTCGCGGCCCACCACGTGCCCCTCACCGTGTACGCGGTGGCCCGGGCGCTCGAACGCAATCCGGACGCCGCACGGGCGATGGCCGCCGCGGGGTGGGAGGTGGCGAGCCACGGCTGGCGCTGGATCGACTACCGCCACGTGTCCGAGGAGGCCGAGCGGGCCGACATCGCGCGCTCGATCTCGACGATCGAGCGGCTCGTCGGCCGCCGGCCCGTGGGCTGGTACACCGGTCGGACGAGCCCGCACACGCGGCGCCTCGTCGCCGAGGAGGGCGGCTTCCTCTACGACTCCGACGACTACTCGGACGACCTGCCGTTCTACGTCGAGGCCGCCGGCCGGCCGCATCTCGTCCTGCCCTACAGCCTCGACGCGAACGACTTCAAGTTCCTGCTGGTGCACGGGTTCACGACCGCCGACGACATGCTCTCCTACCTCGTCGACACCTTCGACACCCTCCACGCCGAGGGCGCCGACCGCCCGCGCATGATGAGCATCGGCCTGCACGGCCGGATCATCGGCCGGCCCGGCCGCATCCGCGCCCTCGACGCCTTCCTGCGGCACGTCGCGCAGCGCGGCGGGGCGTGGGTCACCACCCGCGAACGGATCGCGCGTCACTGGCTCGCCACGCACCCGCCGTTGCGCTGA
- a CDS encoding cytochrome P450 → MSRAMLRQIIDYANRADPYPLYEELRRTPVFHDEDGPYVVSTYHEIQGLLHDPRISSDPRNLTLSSSDPLAQAEGDDSGLPPVFLKLDPPDHDRLRRIANRPFGPPHSPHRVHDMRGELDGIVTGLIDGIAGADSLERIDLVDQFSYPFPVTVICRLLGVPHEDEPRFHGWADTIAASLDPDPDADPGERPKAATDAQMELGMYLAGLIEERRKNPGEDMLSQLAAAGEEPDGSMSTLEAVSTAALLLIAGHETTVNLITNGMLTLLRHPDVLQRLRDDPQLSVPIVEELLRYEPPVQLLPRRSTLADIEVCGVNIPKGATVSLILASGNRDPKRFENPDRFDPDRGDIQHLGLGSGIHSCFGAPLARQEAQLALSELARRLENPRLLEDPPPYRQNAVLRGPRHLPIACDGIRAA, encoded by the coding sequence ATGAGTCGAGCCATGCTCCGGCAGATCATCGACTACGCCAACCGCGCCGATCCGTACCCGTTGTACGAGGAACTGCGCAGGACGCCCGTGTTCCACGACGAGGACGGGCCGTACGTCGTCAGCACCTACCACGAGATCCAGGGCCTGCTGCACGATCCGCGCATCAGCTCCGACCCCCGCAACCTGACGCTGTCGTCGAGCGACCCGCTGGCGCAGGCCGAAGGGGACGACTCAGGGCTGCCGCCGGTCTTCCTCAAGCTGGATCCGCCCGACCACGACCGACTGCGCCGCATCGCCAACCGGCCCTTCGGGCCGCCGCACTCGCCGCACCGGGTCCATGACATGCGCGGCGAGCTCGACGGCATCGTCACCGGCCTCATCGACGGCATCGCCGGCGCGGACTCCCTGGAACGGATCGACCTGGTCGACCAGTTCTCGTACCCCTTCCCGGTGACGGTGATCTGCCGGCTGCTGGGCGTACCGCACGAGGACGAACCCCGCTTCCACGGCTGGGCCGACACCATCGCCGCCAGCCTCGACCCCGATCCGGACGCCGACCCCGGCGAGAGGCCCAAGGCCGCGACCGACGCGCAGATGGAGCTCGGCATGTACCTGGCCGGGCTGATCGAGGAGCGCCGCAAGAACCCGGGCGAGGACATGCTGTCCCAGCTGGCGGCCGCCGGCGAGGAACCGGACGGGTCCATGAGCACGCTGGAGGCCGTCAGCACCGCGGCGCTGCTGCTGATCGCGGGCCACGAGACCACGGTCAACCTGATCACGAACGGCATGCTGACCCTGCTGCGCCACCCGGACGTCCTCCAACGGCTGCGCGACGACCCGCAGTTGTCCGTACCGATCGTCGAGGAACTGCTGCGGTACGAGCCGCCCGTGCAGCTGCTGCCCCGGCGCAGCACCCTCGCCGACATCGAGGTGTGCGGGGTGAACATCCCCAAGGGCGCCACGGTTTCGCTGATCCTGGCGTCCGGCAACCGCGACCCGAAGCGGTTCGAGAACCCGGACCGCTTCGACCCCGACCGGGGGGACATCCAGCACCTCGGGCTCGGCAGCGGCATCCACAGCTGCTTCGGCGCCCCGCTGGCCCGGCAGGAGGCCCAGCTGGCACTGAGCGAACTGGCCCGCCGGCTGGAGAACCCCCGACTGCTGGAGGACCCGCCGCCGTACCGCCAGAACGCGGTGCTGCGCGGACCGCGTCACCTGCCGATCGCCTGCGACGGCATCCGCGCGGCCTGA
- a CDS encoding TetR/AcrR family transcriptional regulator, whose amino-acid sequence MNQSARRPRTEERAADGRAERGRQSRVKIAEAVLSLLDDGESSFPAERVAERAGVSRRLVFHHFADLSELVETAITRRLEQLIEQIRPLPTTGPRDTRVAALTEQRARILEWITPAQLTLMRLETPGDRVAEVTREVLDLARARLAEIFAEELERLPASRRSEVLHGLDAVTTWGAWYHWRSSGLSAESAARTMETAVHALLATTDRP is encoded by the coding sequence GTGAATCAGTCGGCTCGACGACCACGGACCGAGGAGCGCGCCGCGGACGGCCGCGCCGAGCGGGGCCGCCAGTCCCGGGTGAAGATCGCCGAGGCCGTACTGTCCCTGCTCGACGACGGGGAATCGAGCTTCCCCGCCGAGCGGGTGGCCGAGCGTGCGGGCGTGTCGCGGCGCCTGGTGTTCCACCACTTCGCCGACTTGTCCGAGCTGGTGGAGACGGCGATCACCCGTCGGCTGGAGCAGCTGATCGAGCAGATCAGGCCGCTTCCGACGACCGGTCCGCGCGACACCAGGGTGGCTGCCCTCACGGAACAGCGCGCACGGATCCTGGAGTGGATCACTCCGGCCCAGCTGACCCTGATGCGCCTGGAGACACCGGGCGACCGGGTCGCCGAGGTCACCCGAGAGGTACTGGACCTCGCCCGGGCGCGACTGGCCGAGATCTTCGCGGAGGAACTCGAACGCCTGCCCGCGTCACGCAGGTCCGAAGTGCTCCACGGTCTGGACGCGGTGACGACCTGGGGCGCCTGGTACCACTGGCGCAGCAGCGGCCTGAGCGCCGAATCGGCCGCCCGCACCATGGAGACGGCCGTACACGCCCTGCTCGCCACGACCGACCGCCCCTAG
- the lanL gene encoding class IV lanthionine synthetase LanL, with protein sequence MTANPHPAPPDDASADSLLLLDVARAVLSRCGGQRWTLQPTESWCFVRPPGAAVRRKHGWKLHVSATPLSAALVLARSAQVLTRRGASFKFAVDLDRVVRLGDVWHDRGTGGKFITVYPDDDERFRVLARELDAATAGLSGPRILSDRPVRPGSLVFFRYGQFSGDTALNDDGVLEPWMTGPDGSRIKDERAAGFTLPPWAAYPFPDASHASHASDTAAPVLLGGRFKVLRAVRHANKGGVYRAVDERTGLEVVVKHARAHVGARLDGTDVRDRLRDEARTLEQLAPLGITPGMVRLFEEQGDLFLAEELVPGEPLHLWQSARAREGGPGPAESAAMVAGLVALVRTVHEAGFVIRDFKPHNVMVTPSGELRLIDTEYVTEAGRPCAPAYTRGFAAPEVRALGLHASAAESTAVAGAAADRFSLGVVLFSLLTGLDPRWAAGWTDGADHRRDGQRVLPLIALSHPALAPFGELIAGLTLADPGARWTLPHALAWLAGRNGATGPNGNSARRAGGPAAAPAPRAALPPYRPDTIDRLLDDGIAHLQRTMTPWRAALWPAPEWDVPRSDPCNTWNGAAGVLATLTHAARAGGGASPLTTVAEAARWLDERLFSTDRLLPGLCFGRSGTAWALFDAARLLDDAAMADRAIALVEQLPTRWPSPDVTHGLSGAGTACLHLWEATADESLLEAAFARADAVLDAADRTGGDWTWPTSRDTDSVLAGAHTYGFAHGTAGVGAFLLAASAAAEARGHTAQAGRFAAAALGAGDTLVRAARVQEGRAAWPAEVGGEPQFRPSTQWCNGPAGIGTFLIRLWAATGVQRFADLAEQAAAAGVSDPWRAIAGACCGNAGTGHFLLDMADFTGEARYRTRAEGIAALIEAQHCESDGLRLVADATSGSEYGNGAAGILDFLLRLRHGGTRPWTVSWPPGPPTAART encoded by the coding sequence ATGACCGCGAATCCGCACCCCGCCCCGCCGGACGACGCGTCGGCCGACTCGCTCCTGCTGCTCGATGTCGCACGCGCCGTGCTGAGCCGCTGCGGAGGCCAGCGGTGGACCCTGCAGCCGACGGAGTCGTGGTGCTTCGTACGGCCTCCGGGCGCCGCCGTACGGCGCAAGCACGGATGGAAGCTCCACGTCTCGGCAACTCCGCTGTCGGCGGCGCTCGTTCTCGCCCGGTCGGCGCAGGTGCTCACACGCCGCGGGGCCTCCTTCAAGTTCGCGGTCGATCTGGACCGGGTCGTACGGCTCGGGGACGTCTGGCACGACCGGGGCACGGGCGGAAAGTTCATCACCGTGTACCCGGACGACGATGAGCGGTTCCGCGTCCTGGCCCGTGAGTTGGATGCCGCGACGGCCGGGCTGAGCGGCCCCAGGATCCTGTCCGACAGGCCGGTGCGGCCCGGCAGCCTCGTCTTCTTCCGGTACGGGCAGTTCAGCGGCGACACGGCCCTGAACGACGACGGGGTCCTCGAGCCGTGGATGACCGGTCCGGACGGCAGCAGGATCAAGGACGAGCGCGCCGCGGGGTTCACCCTCCCGCCCTGGGCCGCCTACCCCTTTCCAGACGCATCCCACGCATCCCACGCGTCCGACACGGCTGCACCGGTGCTGCTCGGGGGCCGGTTCAAGGTGCTGCGGGCCGTCCGGCACGCGAACAAGGGGGGCGTCTACCGGGCGGTGGACGAACGGACGGGGCTCGAAGTCGTCGTCAAGCACGCGCGGGCACACGTCGGCGCCCGCCTGGACGGAACCGACGTGCGCGACCGGCTGCGCGACGAGGCCAGGACGCTGGAGCAGCTCGCACCGCTGGGGATCACCCCCGGGATGGTCCGGCTGTTCGAAGAGCAGGGCGACTTGTTCCTCGCCGAGGAGCTGGTGCCCGGAGAGCCCCTGCACCTGTGGCAGTCGGCGCGCGCCCGGGAGGGCGGACCGGGACCGGCCGAGTCCGCCGCCATGGTCGCGGGGCTGGTGGCCCTGGTGCGGACGGTTCACGAGGCGGGATTCGTGATCCGCGACTTCAAGCCGCACAACGTCATGGTCACCCCATCCGGGGAACTGCGTCTGATCGACACCGAGTACGTGACCGAAGCGGGGCGGCCGTGCGCCCCGGCTTACACGCGGGGCTTCGCCGCACCCGAGGTCAGGGCCCTGGGGCTGCACGCATCGGCTGCGGAGTCCACCGCGGTCGCGGGAGCGGCGGCGGACCGCTTCAGCCTGGGAGTGGTCCTCTTCTCCCTTCTGACCGGCCTCGATCCCCGATGGGCGGCCGGCTGGACCGATGGCGCCGACCACCGCCGGGACGGGCAGCGGGTGCTCCCGCTGATCGCCCTCTCGCACCCCGCGCTGGCACCGTTCGGCGAACTGATCGCCGGGCTGACCCTGGCCGACCCCGGCGCGCGGTGGACCCTCCCGCACGCCCTGGCCTGGCTGGCGGGGCGGAACGGGGCGACCGGGCCGAACGGGAACAGCGCCCGTCGGGCCGGTGGGCCTGCGGCGGCCCCGGCGCCGCGGGCCGCGCTGCCCCCGTACCGGCCGGACACGATCGACCGGCTGCTCGACGACGGCATCGCCCACCTGCAACGCACCATGACCCCGTGGCGCGCAGCGCTGTGGCCCGCGCCGGAATGGGACGTGCCGCGCAGCGATCCCTGCAACACCTGGAACGGCGCGGCCGGCGTACTCGCCACCCTCACCCACGCCGCACGGGCCGGCGGTGGCGCCTCCCCGCTCACCACCGTGGCCGAGGCCGCCCGCTGGCTGGACGAGCGCCTGTTCAGCACGGACCGGCTGCTGCCCGGCCTGTGCTTCGGCCGTTCCGGCACGGCCTGGGCGCTGTTCGACGCCGCCCGGCTGCTCGATGACGCGGCCATGGCCGATCGGGCGATCGCGCTCGTCGAGCAGCTCCCGACCCGGTGGCCGAGCCCCGACGTCACCCACGGCCTCTCCGGGGCGGGTACTGCGTGTCTGCACCTGTGGGAGGCCACCGCCGACGAGTCCCTCCTCGAAGCGGCGTTCGCCCGCGCCGATGCCGTTCTGGACGCCGCGGACCGGACGGGCGGCGACTGGACCTGGCCGACCTCCCGCGACACGGACTCCGTACTCGCGGGAGCGCACACGTACGGATTCGCCCACGGGACGGCAGGGGTCGGGGCGTTCCTGCTGGCCGCCTCGGCCGCGGCCGAGGCTCGCGGACACACCGCGCAAGCGGGCCGGTTCGCAGCCGCCGCCCTCGGCGCGGGCGACACCCTGGTCCGGGCCGCGCGGGTGCAGGAGGGCCGGGCGGCCTGGCCCGCCGAAGTGGGCGGCGAGCCGCAGTTCCGGCCGAGCACCCAATGGTGCAACGGGCCTGCGGGCATCGGCACCTTCCTGATCCGGCTGTGGGCGGCGACCGGCGTGCAGCGCTTCGCGGACCTCGCCGAACAGGCCGCGGCGGCCGGCGTCAGCGACCCGTGGCGTGCGATCGCCGGCGCGTGCTGCGGAAACGCCGGGACCGGCCACTTCCTCCTGGACATGGCCGACTTCACCGGTGAGGCCCGCTACCGCACCCGGGCCGAGGGCATCGCCGCGCTCATCGAGGCCCAGCACTGCGAGTCCGACGGGCTGCGCCTCGTCGCCGACGCCACGAGCGGCTCCGAGTACGGCAACGGCGCGGCGGGGATCCTCGACTTCCTGCTGCGCCTGCGCCACGGCGGCACCCGCCCGTGGACGGTGTCATGGCCACCCGGGCCGCCCACCGCCGCCCGTACCTAG
- a CDS encoding GNAT family N-acetyltransferase, whose translation MAPQLRTLEAPAWDTWYGTLERAFGGPPTPPQTRELWQDLTEPDRSIGAWDGDECVGTAGAFSLRLSVPGGALVDTAGVTMVSVSATHRRRGLMTAMMRRQLDDIRERGEPLAALVASEPAIYGRFGYGLATQQLSTTIDTTRVRLEAPAGTGTDGVRLRYADPVSALPACEAVYADQVAERPGMPARRPGWERLAVLPPQGGGRDGGAPLQCVVAERDGATVGYARFHNTPQWDVSGAHGRIVLRDLEARDPTAYAALWRFLFEIDLTSALVAQNRPVDDAWQHLVSDVRRCERQLRDGLFVRLVDVGAALEARTYRTRIEIVLEVTDPFCPWNEGRWQLTGDAGGASCTRTRAAADVALHAGALASAYLGGVSLTALARAGRARELRRGTLARASLALGGEVAPWLPHSF comes from the coding sequence ATGGCGCCACAGTTGCGGACGTTGGAGGCCCCCGCGTGGGACACCTGGTACGGGACCCTGGAGCGGGCGTTCGGCGGGCCGCCCACGCCCCCGCAGACGCGGGAGCTGTGGCAGGACCTCACCGAACCCGACCGGTCCATCGGCGCCTGGGACGGCGACGAGTGCGTGGGCACCGCCGGGGCCTTCTCGCTGCGCCTTTCGGTGCCGGGCGGCGCCCTGGTCGACACCGCCGGGGTGACGATGGTGAGCGTGTCCGCCACGCACCGCAGGCGCGGGCTGATGACGGCCATGATGCGGCGCCAGCTCGACGACATCCGCGAGCGGGGCGAACCGCTGGCGGCACTGGTGGCGTCCGAGCCGGCCATCTACGGCCGCTTCGGCTACGGCCTGGCCACGCAGCAGCTGTCGACGACCATCGACACGACGCGCGTACGCCTGGAGGCCCCGGCCGGCACGGGCACGGACGGGGTGCGCCTGCGGTACGCCGATCCGGTGTCCGCGCTGCCGGCGTGCGAGGCGGTGTACGCGGACCAGGTGGCCGAGCGGCCGGGCATGCCGGCCCGCCGGCCCGGGTGGGAGCGCCTGGCCGTACTGCCGCCCCAGGGCGGCGGCCGCGACGGCGGCGCACCCCTCCAGTGCGTCGTCGCCGAACGGGACGGGGCGACGGTCGGATACGCCCGTTTCCACAACACACCGCAGTGGGACGTCTCGGGCGCACACGGCAGGATCGTGCTCCGCGACCTCGAGGCCCGGGATCCCACCGCGTACGCGGCACTGTGGCGCTTCCTCTTCGAGATCGATCTGACGTCGGCCCTCGTGGCACAGAACCGCCCGGTGGACGACGCGTGGCAGCACCTCGTCTCCGACGTCCGCCGGTGCGAAAGGCAGCTGCGGGACGGCCTGTTCGTCCGGCTGGTGGATGTGGGCGCCGCGCTCGAAGCCCGCACGTACCGCACCCGGATCGAGATCGTCCTCGAGGTCACGGACCCCTTCTGCCCCTGGAACGAGGGCCGTTGGCAACTCACCGGGGACGCCGGGGGCGCATCGTGCACGCGCACCCGCGCAGCGGCCGATGTGGCGTTGCACGCAGGGGCACTGGCCTCCGCCTACCTGGGCGGCGTCTCGCTGACCGCTCTCGCGCGGGCCGGTCGGGCCCGTGAGCTGAGGCGCGGAACGCTCGCACGAGCCTCCCTGGCCCTCGGCGGCGAGGTGGCCCCCTGGCTGCCGCACTCGTTCTGA
- a CDS encoding PRC domain containing protein: MTENVWAYRAGVDYLAADLTGYKVEAVDGSIGTVDKHSDEVTDAYLVVDTGVWILGKEVLLPAGLVTRVDHAAEKVYVDRTKKQIKAAPEFHRHEHLGNADHHEAVGTHYLSGLSFGVPPA, encoded by the coding sequence ATGACGGAGAACGTGTGGGCCTACCGCGCCGGCGTCGACTATCTGGCGGCCGACCTCACCGGCTACAAGGTCGAGGCGGTCGACGGCAGCATCGGCACCGTCGACAAGCACTCCGACGAGGTCACCGACGCCTATCTGGTCGTCGACACCGGGGTGTGGATCCTCGGCAAGGAGGTCCTGCTTCCGGCCGGCCTGGTGACCCGCGTCGACCACGCGGCGGAGAAGGTCTACGTGGACCGTACGAAAAAACAGATCAAGGCCGCCCCGGAGTTCCACCGGCACGAACACCTCGGGAACGCGGACCACCACGAGGCCGTGGGCACGCACTACCTCTCCGGCCTGTCGTTCGGCGTCCCGCCCGCCTGA